The Pantoea eucalypti sequence CCAGTTTTCATGCCACCTTTCATGATCGGCGATATGCGCAAAAACAAGCTGTCATCATCAAAGAGGTTCACTTCCTTCTCGGCAGGCTTAGTGTTTTTGATTTGATTATTATTGAGTTTAGTGACGATTTTCGGCATGTTCGGCCCCTCAGATTTTGGACCCATGGGGCTGGGGCGAAAACAGGGTGTCATTTGGCGTGGATTCTAGCCACTCTCAGTGGACTGCTATGGACACAAAAAAACCCGCAAAGCTTTCACCTTGCGGGCTTTCAGGACTTCGATGATGGTTCTGGTAACCATCATCCAAGAATTTTGGTGGAGCTGGCGGGAGTTGAACCCGCGTCCGAAATTACTACACCGTCGGCACTACATGCTTAGTCAGTTTTTACATTCGCCGGTTAGCTGCGAACAGACACGCCACTAACAGACTATCCTGATTGGATTTAACGCTTCAACCCCAGGCAAGGCATCCACGCGATCTCTTTTGGGTTTGACTTCTCTTGATCCCCGTCTTAAGAGCGGAAGCTAGGGAGAGAAGGCTAAAAGCAGGTTATTAAGCTGCTAAAGCGTAGTTTTCGTCGTTTGCGACTATTTTTTTGCGGCTTTTTACGAGGCAAACCGCCCCTCGGCATGCTCCTAAGGCTTCACAATCCCGTCGAGTCCAGAATCAGCCCCAGAACTTCAAATACTAGCAACAAAACAAATCAAAATCCAGTGCTTAACGCTTTGAATTCTTCATGATACGTGCTTTATCTAGTTTCCATTCACGGTCTTTGATATCGTCGCGCTTGTCGTGCTCTTTCTTACCGCGTGCAACACCAATCTTCAGTTTGCACCAGGCGTTTTTCCAGTACAGCGACAGCGCCACGATGGTGTAGCCTTCGCGGTTAACGCGGCCATACAGTGAATCAAGTTCACGTTGCTTCAGCAGCAGTTTACGGCTGCGCGTCGGGTCACAGACCACATGGCTGGAGGCAACGGCTAAGGGTTGAAAGGTTGAACCGAACAGAAAGGCTTCGCCATCGCGCAGCAGAATATAGCTGTCGCTGATGTTGGCTTTACCGGCACGAAGTGACTTAACTTCCCATCCTTGTAACGACAATCCCGCTTCATACTCCTCTTCAATGAAGTACTCGTGGCGGGCGCGTTTGTTCATGGCAACAGTGGCAGAACCGGGTTTGTGTGCTTTTTTCTTTGTCATAGTGCGGCGTATTTTACATCACTTAGTCGGTTATCGCATCCCCAGTCCAGCGGGGCGGCAGGAAACGGGATATTCTAGCACACCCTCACTCGGGGACATTTTTGTTTAATCGCTGAAAATGCTATTATTCAGCGGTTTTGTGATGAACAGGAACCATTATGGCTCAGATTAGTCGTTCGGCGCTGGTCCCGTTTAGTGCCGGGCAGATGTACCAACTTGTAAATGATGTGGATGCCTATCCGCAATTCCTGCCGGGTTGCACCGGAAGCCGCGTGCTGGATGCGTCTGAGAATCAGATGACGGCGTCCGTGGATGTGTCGAAAGCGGGCATCAGCAAAACGTTTACCACCCGCAATACCCTGACGGATAACCAGAGCATCCATATGCAACTGGTTGATGGTCCGTTCCGCAAGCTGACTGGCGGCTGGACGTTCGTCTCGCTGGGCGATGACGCCTGCAAGGTTGAGTTAAGCCTGGAGTTCGAATTTACCAATATGCTGGTAGAGATGGCCTTTGGGCGGATCTTCAAAGAGCTGGCCAACAGCATGGTGCAGGCTTTCACACAGCGCGCTAAAGAGGTTTACCGTGCCTGATATCTCCGTCGAGGTGGTCTATGCCTTGCCTGAAAAGCAGTATCAGCTCTATGTGAAAGTGGAGCAGGGCAGCACGATTGAACAGGCCATCCTCAAATCAGGACTACTTGAACTGCGTCGTGAGATTGACCTCGCCAGTAACAAGGTCGGCATCTACAGTCGGCCAGTGAAGCTGGATGATGTGGTGAATGAGGGCGATCGTATCGAAGTCTATCGTCCGCTGATTGCCGATCCTAAAGAGTTACGCCGGCAGCGCGCAGAACGAGCGGCAGAAAGCAAAAAATAAGCCCTTATCCCATCAGATACAGCGGATACCCGGCATAAAAAAAGGCGCTCAGTGCGCCTTTTTGCTGTCTGTTGTTTCTGACAATCTTACGGGCAATCAGTCGTTGTTCTGTGACAGATTCTGCTTGTTGTCGATATTAGTCAGAACGCCGTTACCATCAAAGGTCAGCGTCAGCGTCTGCTGTTTTACGCCCTCATGACCTGGCTCCTGACGGAAAACGTAATACCAGACGTTGCTGCCAAACGGATCTTTCATCATCGGCGTACCGAGCGTGTAAGCCACCTGCTGCTGTGTCATACCGGTATGAATCTTGGCCACATCGTTGGCAACCAGATAGTTCCCCTGGTTGATATCAGGACGATAGACCACGCGCTCTAAGGTGGAACATCCGGCGGTCATCATCAACATTACTACTGCCGCGGCAGTCAGCGTTTTACAGCGCATCTATACATTCCTTTTCCGGGGCCAAACGCCTTTTAAAGGCGGCTTTCTTGCCATCAAAATCTGAACTCTGCCTGCGGCAGGCTTTATTACTCTGGCGACATAAGTGCCGATGATAATAAACCTTTTCGCTGTTGGAAACCTCTACAGAGCAAGCATATGACCACGGAGGGTTAAAAAAGTGCGCTGCTATGCGGCTAAAAGTTCTTTTGCGTTGGCCAGGGTATTGCGTGTGACCTCGCTGCCGCCCAGCAGTCGCGCCAGTTCCTGCAGACGCGCCCGCTTGTCCAGTGGCTGCATATGGGTTTCAGTCATTGCGCCATCGGTCTCTTTGCTGACGTAGAAGTGCTGATGACCACAACCGGCCACCTGCGGCAGGTGAGTCACACACATCACCTGGGTCGATTCACCCAACTGACGCAGCAGTTTACCGACCACGGCAGCGGTCGGGCCGCTGATGCCGACATCCACTTCATCGAAAATCATCGCCGGTGTTTCCATTTTCTTCGCGGTAATCACCTGAATTGCCAGCGCGATACGCGACAGTTCACCACCCGAAGCCACTTTGCCCAGAGGCTGCAGTGGCTGGCCTGGGTTAGTGGTGACCTGGAAATCGACGCGGCTCGCGCCGTCTGCCGTGAGCTGATCCGGATTAAAGGTCAGCGCAATTTTAAACTGGCCGTGCGGCATGGAGAGCAGATGCATACTCTGGGTGATCAGCTGCTGCAGTTCGTCAGCAAAGTGGCTGCGCTGCTGATGCAGTTGCTCTGCGCTTTTCAGCGCGGCCTGATAATGTTCACCCACCAGTGACTGCAGGCTCTCCTGATCGCTTTCATGCTGTGAGAGCAGCTCCGCTTCTGCCAGCAATTGCTGATGCAGTTCGGGCAGACCTTCCGGCGTGACGTGATGCTTACGGGCCAGCGCGATCTGACGTGAGATACGCTTTTCCAGCTCATACAGGCGGTTGGGATCCATATCCAGACTGTCACAGTAGTGACGCAGCTCATCGCTGGCTTCGGTCAGCTGAATGGCGGCTTCTTCCAGCAGGTTGTGCACGCCGTTCAGCTTCTCATCCAGCGAAGTCAGTTCAGAAATCATCTCACGCGCCGTATAGAGCAGGCTGTTGAGATTCGTGTCATCGCTGTCTGCTAACAGCTGCAGTGCCTGCTGGCTGGTCGACAGCAGTTGTCCGCTGTTAGCCAGACGCTTGTACTCTTCATCGATCTGCTCATATTCACCCGGCTGCGGTGCGAAGTCGTTCAGCTCTTTCAGTTGATACTGCAACAGCTCGCGACGTGATTCGCGTTCCTGCGCCTGCTGCTGATGCAGCGCCAGGGTGCGGCAGCTCTGATTCCAGGTCTGATAGCTGGCGCGCATTTGCTGCAGCAGCTCGTCGTGACCGGCATAGGCATCCAGCAGATGTTTCTGATGATCAGGTTTAAGCAGAAGCTGATGGGCATGCTGACCGTGGATCTGGATCAGCAACTGGCCGATGTCGCGCAGCTGAGAGAGCGGCACTGCTGTGCCATTGATAAAGCCACGGGAGCGTCCGTCAGCGCTGATCACCCGGCGCAGCAGGCACTCGTTGCCCTCATCCAGATGATTATCGACCAGCCAGCGCTGGGCAGAAGGGGAGGACTTAAGCTGAAAGCGAGCACAGAGGTCAGCCCGGCTGGCACCCTGACGCACCATGTCAGCATCAGCACGACCGCCCAGACACAATCCCAGCGCATCAATGGCGATAGACTTGCCGGCACCGGTCTCACCCGTGATAGCTGTCATGCCGCGTTGGAAATCAATGTCGAGCTCACGAACGATAGCGAAATTACTGATGGTCAGTTGGGCCAGCATAGGTTCACCTGTATGAATAAACACATATGGTTTTTCATACAGTATAAACTGGTTTTTTATCCAGTAAAGAGGCGAGGCCGGTTTTCAGAACAATTTTTTTGACCAGCCCAGTTTCGAACTCAGCGTATTGAAATAGCTATAGTTTTTGGGATGGATCAAATCAAGATGACCGGCACTGCGGCGAATCAGTACATCCTCGCCCTCCTGGATGGGCAGCGCAATCTGGCTGTCACAGCTGATCTCCAGGTCACTGCGACGTGAAGAAAAGCGTAAACGGATGGTACTGCTGCTGTTGATCACCAGTGGCCGCGCGGAAAGCGTATGCGGGAACATCGGCACCAGCACAATCGCCTCCAGTGACGGCGTCAGAATAGGGCCGCCCGCCGAGAGTGAGTAGGCTGTAGAGCCGGTGGGCGTTGAGATAATCAGCCCGTCTGAGCGTTGGGAAAAGGCGAACACTTCATCAATGTAAACTTCAAATTCGATCATGTGTGCCACTTTGCCAGGGTGCAGTACCACTTCATTGATGGCAGAGCCGATACGGGGCGAGCAGTCCGATTTGCACACCTGCGCTTCCAGCAGAAAGCGGCTCTCGACGAAATAGTTGCCCTGCAGCACCTCATCCAGCTGTTGCTGTGCGTTATCCGGATCGAGGTCAGTGAGAAAACCGAGATTACCGCGGTTAATGCCGATCACTTTGATGTCATAACGCGCCAGCACCCGCGCTGCGCCCAGCATATTGCCGTCACCACCCACCACGACGGCTAAATCAGCCTGCTGACCAATCTCCGCCAGCGTGCCCGTCTGTACGTCGTGAAGCGACAGCTCCTGGGCAATCTGCTTCTCAACGATCACCTGATAACCTTTGGCCGTCAGCCAGCGCCAGAGCATCTCATGCGTGGTTAACGCAGTAGGATGGCGCGGATGACCCACAATCCCAATGCAGTTAAAGTGTTTGTTCATCTGGTCGGTGTTCCTTATAAGCCAAAACGGCAAGGCAATGTGATAGGTTCCCTTGAATCCGTCATACCAATCCCCATAATAAGCCAACCAGCGAAATGAATGTGCAAAACGCGGAGAAATTCATGAGTAGTAAAGAACAGAACACCCCAAACGAGCAAGTCTCAGACGAAATTCAGCAGGATCAGCAGCAACCTCAGGAAGCGGAGACAGCAGCAGAGGTGGATCCGCGTGATGAGCGTATTGCTCAGCTCGAAGCTGAATTAGCGCAGTCGCAAACCGGTGTGCGCGATGCCCAGTTGCGTGCGCAGGCTGAAGTTGAGAACATTCGTCGTCGTGCCGAAATGGACGTTGAGAAGGCGCATAAATTTGCGCTGGAGAAGTTTGCCAACGAACTGCTGCCAGTCATCGACAGCCTGGAACGTGCGCTGGAAGTGGCAAACAAAGAAGACCCGCAGCTGGCATCCATGATCGAAGGGATTGAGCTGACCCTGAAAGGCCTGTTGGGTGCCGTGCGTAAATTCGGTGTTGAAGTGGTAGGCGAAACGGGCGTGCCATTTAACCCGGAAGTGCATCAGGCAATGTCGATGATGGAGTCTGAAGAGTTTGAGCCTAACCATGTCATGCTGGTGATGCAGCGTGGCTATACGCTGAATGGTCGCCTGCTGCGTCCGGCGATGGTGGCGGTTTCTAAAGCTAAAAGCTGATTCAACGCCTGAATCCTGTCACACGGCCGCGCACTGACGCGGCCGTGTGCTTTCTGGCGTTAATCCGGTAAGACCGGCGTCCAGTCCACCGGTTTTTTACCGGCTGCGCTCAGCAGTTCATTGGTGGTCGAAAAGTGTTTGCTGCCGAAAAAGCCACGATGCGCGGAAAGCGGCGAGGGATGCGGTGCCTGCAACACATGATGGCGCTTGCGATCAATAATGCTGCCTTTCTTCTGGGCATGCGAACCCCACAGTAAAAAAATCACCCCTTCACAGTGCTGGTTAATCGCCTCAATCACATTATCCGTAAAGGTCTCCCAGCCGAATCGGGCATGAGAATGGGCTTTACCCGCTTCAACCGTTAACACTGTGTTGAGTAACATCACGCCCTGTTTTGCCCAGCTCTCAAGAAAGCCGTGGTTGGGCTTTTCAAAGCCGGGAATATCCTGTGCCAGCTCTTTATAGATATTCTGCAGTGAGGGCGGCACCTGAACGCCGGGCAGCACCGAAAAAGCCAGTCCATGCGCCTGATTCGGCCCGTGATAGGGATCCTGACCCAGGATCACAACGTTGACGTCGCCCAGTTCTGTCAGGCGAAAGGCGTTAAACACATCTTTCTGCGGCGGATAGACGGTTACACCCTCG is a genomic window containing:
- the smpB gene encoding SsrA-binding protein SmpB, producing MTKKKAHKPGSATVAMNKRARHEYFIEEEYEAGLSLQGWEVKSLRAGKANISDSYILLRDGEAFLFGSTFQPLAVASSHVVCDPTRSRKLLLKQRELDSLYGRVNREGYTIVALSLYWKNAWCKLKIGVARGKKEHDKRDDIKDREWKLDKARIMKNSKR
- a CDS encoding type II toxin-antitoxin system RatA family toxin, with the translated sequence MAQISRSALVPFSAGQMYQLVNDVDAYPQFLPGCTGSRVLDASENQMTASVDVSKAGISKTFTTRNTLTDNQSIHMQLVDGPFRKLTGGWTFVSLGDDACKVELSLEFEFTNMLVEMAFGRIFKELANSMVQAFTQRAKEVYRA
- a CDS encoding RnfH family protein gives rise to the protein MPDISVEVVYALPEKQYQLYVKVEQGSTIEQAILKSGLLELRREIDLASNKVGIYSRPVKLDDVVNEGDRIEVYRPLIADPKELRRQRAERAAESKK
- the bamE gene encoding outer membrane protein assembly factor BamE, whose protein sequence is MRCKTLTAAAVVMLMMTAGCSTLERVVYRPDINQGNYLVANDVAKIHTGMTQQQVAYTLGTPMMKDPFGSNVWYYVFRQEPGHEGVKQQTLTLTFDGNGVLTNIDNKQNLSQNND
- the recN gene encoding DNA repair protein RecN, with protein sequence MLAQLTISNFAIVRELDIDFQRGMTAITGETGAGKSIAIDALGLCLGGRADADMVRQGASRADLCARFQLKSSPSAQRWLVDNHLDEGNECLLRRVISADGRSRGFINGTAVPLSQLRDIGQLLIQIHGQHAHQLLLKPDHQKHLLDAYAGHDELLQQMRASYQTWNQSCRTLALHQQQAQERESRRELLQYQLKELNDFAPQPGEYEQIDEEYKRLANSGQLLSTSQQALQLLADSDDTNLNSLLYTAREMISELTSLDEKLNGVHNLLEEAAIQLTEASDELRHYCDSLDMDPNRLYELEKRISRQIALARKHHVTPEGLPELHQQLLAEAELLSQHESDQESLQSLVGEHYQAALKSAEQLHQQRSHFADELQQLITQSMHLLSMPHGQFKIALTFNPDQLTADGASRVDFQVTTNPGQPLQPLGKVASGGELSRIALAIQVITAKKMETPAMIFDEVDVGISGPTAAVVGKLLRQLGESTQVMCVTHLPQVAGCGHQHFYVSKETDGAMTETHMQPLDKRARLQELARLLGGSEVTRNTLANAKELLAA
- the nadK gene encoding NAD(+) kinase: MNKHFNCIGIVGHPRHPTALTTHEMLWRWLTAKGYQVIVEKQIAQELSLHDVQTGTLAEIGQQADLAVVVGGDGNMLGAARVLARYDIKVIGINRGNLGFLTDLDPDNAQQQLDEVLQGNYFVESRFLLEAQVCKSDCSPRIGSAINEVVLHPGKVAHMIEFEVYIDEVFAFSQRSDGLIISTPTGSTAYSLSAGGPILTPSLEAIVLVPMFPHTLSARPLVINSSSTIRLRFSSRRSDLEISCDSQIALPIQEGEDVLIRRSAGHLDLIHPKNYSYFNTLSSKLGWSKKLF
- the grpE gene encoding nucleotide exchange factor GrpE, with product MSSKEQNTPNEQVSDEIQQDQQQPQEAETAAEVDPRDERIAQLEAELAQSQTGVRDAQLRAQAEVENIRRRAEMDVEKAHKFALEKFANELLPVIDSLERALEVANKEDPQLASMIEGIELTLKGLLGAVRKFGVEVVGETGVPFNPEVHQAMSMMESEEFEPNHVMLVMQRGYTLNGRLLRPAMVAVSKAKS
- the ung gene encoding uracil-DNA glycosylase, coding for MAEKLTWHDVLAEEKEKPYFIETLKQVADRRAEGVTVYPPQKDVFNAFRLTELGDVNVVILGQDPYHGPNQAHGLAFSVLPGVQVPPSLQNIYKELAQDIPGFEKPNHGFLESWAKQGVMLLNTVLTVEAGKAHSHARFGWETFTDNVIEAINQHCEGVIFLLWGSHAQKKGSIIDRKRHHVLQAPHPSPLSAHRGFFGSKHFSTTNELLSAAGKKPVDWTPVLPD